The following coding sequences lie in one Arachis ipaensis cultivar K30076 chromosome B03, Araip1.1, whole genome shotgun sequence genomic window:
- the LOC107629409 gene encoding protein TIC 22-like, chloroplastic, with protein sequence MNLDKCFSNFQNALSDIQTNLSALAHNNPHARPPFHNALSALHRAFQGPTLSPPWARVGQSIMPMPRQPMSWEAIEERLEGVPVYALSNASEEFLLVAGASTGKNLGLFCFNEDDAQALLRQVSTVDPRMRDGSKVVPVALNKVFQLKVNGVAFRLIPEQSQVKNALRVREKSGFAANSFPGVPVFQSKSLILKSQDKRYRPLFFRKEDLEKSLHRASSDQNQLNPTLRQGDIQVATLEDVIKQMKENSTSKWEDVVFIPPGFDVSTDPRKQRTP encoded by the exons ATGAACTTGGATAAGTGCTTCTCCAATTTCCAAAATGCACTCTCCGATATCCAAACAAACCTTTCTGCACTCGCCCATAACAACCCTCACGCGCGCCCTCCCTTTCACAACGCACTGTCCGCTCTCCACCGGGCCTTCCAGGGCCCAACATTGAGCCCACCGTGGGCCCGGGTCGGTCAGAGCATCATGCCGATGCCGAGGCAACCCATGTCATGGGAGGCAATCGAGGAGCGGCTTGAGGGCGTGCCCGTGTACGCGCTCAGCAACGCGTCGGAGGAGTTCTTGCTGGTTGCCGGAGCCTCCACCGGCAAGAATCTTGGCCTCTTCTGCTTCAACGAAGACGACGCCCAAGCTCTGCTCCGCCAGGTTTCAACCGTAGACCCTCGCATGCGTGACGGCTCCAAAGTTGTTCCCGTTGCGCTCAACAAG GTTTTCCAGCTGAAGGTGAATGGCGTGGCATTTAGATTGATACCTGAGCAATCTCAAGTAAAGAATGCCCTGCGA GTGAGGGAGAAATCTGGCTTTGCTGCCAATAGCTTTCCTGGTGTTCCTGTTTTCCAG TCTAAAAGTCTGATATTGAAGAGCCAGGATAAAAGATATCGTCCACTTTTCTTCAGAAAG GAGGACCTAGAAAAATCACTTCACAGGGCATCCAGTGATCAGAATCAATTAAACCCCACTTTAAGGCAAGGGGATATTCAG GTTGCCACTCTAGAAGATGTAATAAAGCAAATGAAG GAAAATTCAACATCGAAATGGGAAGATGTTGTTTTTATACCTCCTGGGTTTGATGTCTCAACTGATCCCAGAAAGCAGAGGACACCGTGA